Proteins found in one Cryptococcus neoformans var. grubii H99 chromosome 14, complete sequence genomic segment:
- a CDS encoding CMGC/CDK protein kinase, with product MRFSSRDEEPEDGEVVEDDAVWKNPLATTKYLKSAPSASSSQKASSYKKSRPSFIPSIDAADDDGHRPRRPPPPSLSSPYQQSRRRSSSHSRKPTSYEDEERGSGMQYFLPKNPHSTETREPEQRREDKYAKEPRSPHRREGYYSSRKGDGRDYPPQLDRERYGSVRRLEPGSDGGYGDRNRDRDLDRGGYRDRDDRRSYGRSSDSSTWGRLPREEYRRLEEFPRHPTGGRYREDSRERYPVDRDTDQRRSCSPVRIRSPERFSDRPLTPVIDNGRTLSPDHGTKNMASSRTHRSSPSHSSNHGDHNGEKGGAPIKLNRNRHRPSLPLKPISTSPPRSPSAPPPPPPPDPPTLPPSPTEPPPPMPGKLSLEQTVPHAPNPRAQMATRPPSPKREEGEIRQETESVIFKFKLWTAEEELKALGKNFGGSSTLIRYNMGTKLGEGTFGVVTKAVENDTKRSVALKKITQHNFRDGAHITTLREIKILKSLQHPNVVPLLNMVISRHDNHSENTFIKNEVFMVFPYMDHDLCGLLSNNDFKVNHSGAKCIMKQLLDGMAYIHSNNIIHRDIKTANILVDKHGQIMIADFGLARPWTDNKKMPPHLATEYTNMVVTRWYRAPELLLGCCNYGPAVDIWSIGCVLGEMYLRRPILPGGGDREQLSMIFAKCGPLNEETWSGWQDLPGFPEAHGFAWDKTPRDTSILEESKSWHMDRGGADLLVKLLSLDPSKRPTASEALDHPWFWVSPKPAETINLDFAASHEMSAWHKQPAAAPVQPPPQKAYQTQQAYQSQQAHHAQQIYQPQQPYVAYQSGYGNQQRGHGQGYQQQSANATRHNPAMNPYASSQVANAQGYNPQPYMQAQGLSNMPPGADAYGGVNPYGASVAYNNVPLPPSNMAYNGQSSFNGRGGLTGGGGQQYSLSHQPYLPPGPPSMMHTNVNRPSRPPPPTNSGGRPLAAAPFPLAGGGGGGMKTFAPPPPFSLAGGGGGRGGMPPTMKRPPSDSRRDLGGDHKRQRTEAPLPYD from the exons ATGCGCTTCTCATCCCGGGATGAAGAGCCTGAAGACGGCGAGGTTGTAGAAGATGACGCTGTCTGGAAAAACCCTTTGGCGACAACTAAATATTTGAAGAGCGCTCCTTCTGCCTCGTCCTCTCAGAAAGCATCCAGTTATAAGAAATCCAGGCCATCGTTCATTCCTTCGATCGATGCGGCAGATGACGATGGACATCGCCCCCGAcgtcctccacctccatcactttcttctccttaccAGCAATCACGTCGCCGTTCCTCGTCTCACAGCAGAAAACCCACTTCGtacgaagatgaagagcgGGGCTCGGGGATGCAGTACTTCTTGCCAAAAAATCCTCATTCAACAGAGACGCGAGAACCAGAGCAGCGAAGAGAAGATAAATATGCAAAGGAACCACGGTCTCCTCATCGCCGTGAAGGATACTACTCTTCGAGAAAGGGGGACGGACGGGATTATCCTCCCCAGCTTGACCGTGAGCGCTATGGATCAGTAAGGCGGCTTGAACCAGGAAGTGATGGTGGATACGGAGACCGAAATCGAGATAGAGATCTGGATAGAGGCGGATATAGAGACAGGGACGATCGTCGTTCATATGGTCGATCTTCAGATTCTTCAACTTGGGGAAGGCTTCCACGTGAAGAGTATAGGAGGCTGGAAGAGtttcctcgccatcctACTGGAGGAAGGTACCGAGAAGATTCGCGCGAAAGATACCCAGTGGATAGGGACACTGATCAACGCCGATCATGCTCGCCTGTTCGCATACGTTCACCTGAACGATTTAGCGACCGGCCCTTGACGCCTGTGATAGATAATGGTCGCACCTTGTCACCAGACCATGGCACTAAGAACATGGCATCCTCACGAACCCATCGTTCAAGTCCCAGCCATTCATCTAATCATGGAGATCACAACGGCGAAAAAGGAGGCGCTCCCATAAAACTCAACCGTAACAGACATCGCCCTTCCTTACCTTTAAAACCTATTTCTACATCACCACCTCGATCACCTTCTgcccctccaccacctccacctcctgaTCCGCCAACActtccaccttctcccaccGAACCCCCACCTCCAATGCCAGGAAAACTTTCCCTGGAACAAACAGTTCCCCATGCGCCGAACCCTCGTGCTCAGATGGCAACTCGGCCTCCATCACCAAAacgggaagaaggagagataaGGCAGGAAACAGAATCCGTAATTTTCAAATTCAAGTTATGGACTgcagaggaggagttgAAGGCATTGGGCAAGAATTTTGGAGGATCGTCGACTTTGATAAGATACAATATGGGAACTAAGCTTGGTGAAGGGACCTTTGG TGTTGTAACGAAGGCTGTTGAGAATGATACAAAAAGATCAGTTGCGCTGAAAAAAATCACACAACATAATTTCCGTGATGGA GCTCATATTACTACACTACGTGAAATCAAGATTTTGAAGAGCCTGCAACATCCAAACGTTGTTCCGCTTTTAAATATGGTCATATCACGAC ATGACAATCATTCTGAAAACACCTTCATTAAAAACGAGGTTTTCATGGTCTTCCCGTACATGGACCACGATTTGTGCGGTTTGCTTAGCAACAACGACTTCAAGGTGAACCATTCAGGAGCAAAGTGTATCATGAAACAGCTTCTCGACGGGATGGCATATATCCACTCCAACAACATTATTCATCGAGATATCAAAACGGCCAATATCCTTGTTGATAAACACGGTCAAATCATGATTGCCGATTTTGGTCTCGCGCGTCCATGGACGGACAACAAGAAGATGCCACCTCATCTGGCGACCGAATATACTAACATGGTAGTCACGCGATGGTACCGTGCGCCCGAACTTCTTTTGGGATGCTGCAACTACGGTCCAGCGGTGGACATTTGGTCAATCGGCTGTGTGTTGGGAGAAATGTACCTGCGCAGACCGATTTTACCAGGTGGCGGGGATAGGGAACAGTTGAGCATGATCTTTGCCAAATGCGGCCCTTTGAACGAAGAGACCTGGTCGGGGTGGCAGGATTTACCTGGTTTCCCAGAGGCGCATGGTTTCGCGTGGGATAAGACGCCGCGAGATACGAGTATTTTGGAGGAGAGCAAATCCTGGCA TATGGACCGTGGTGGAGCAGATCTGTTGGTCAAGCTATTATCCCTCGATCCGAGCAAGCGGCCAACGGCGAGCGAGGCTCTTGATCATCCTTGGTTCTGGGTCTCTCCCAAGCCGGCAGAAAC CATCAACCTTGATTTTGCGGCTTCACACGAAATGTCAGCTTGGCATAAACAACCCGCCGCTGCTCCAGTTCAACCACCACCGCAGAAGGCTTATCAAACTCAACAAGCGTACCAATCTCAGCAAGCGCACCACGCTCAACAAATCTACCAGCCTCAACAGCCATATGTTGCTTATCAGTCTGGCTATGGTAACCAGCAGCGCGGCCATGGTCAAGGTTATCAACAACAAAGCGCAAACGCCACCAGGCACAATCCTGCAATGAATCCTTACGCGTCTTCGCAAGTGGCGAATGCGCAGGGATACAATCCGCAACCGTACATGCAAGCACAGGGATTATCTAATATGCCACCCGGTGCAGACGCTTATGGTGGGGTAAACCCATACGGTGCCTCCGTTGCATACAATAAtgtccctctccctccttccaatATGGCATATAACGGGCAATCATCATTCAACGGAAGAGGCGGTTTAACAGGCGGCGGGGGTCAACAGTATTCTCTTTCACACCAACCATATCTTCCACCAGGCCCCCCATCAATGATGCACACCAATGTCAATCGCCCTTCTCGACCACCGCCTCCCACCAATAGTGGAGGGCGGCCTTTAGCAGCAGCGCCTTTCCCGCtggcaggaggaggaggaggaggaatgaAAACTTTTgcgccgccgccacctTTCAGCCTGGCAGGCGGAGGTGGCGGTAGAGGAGGTATGCCACCCACGATGAAGAGACCTCCTTCCGACAGTCGAAGGGATCTTGGAGGGGATCATAAAAGGCAAAGAACAGAGGCGCCATTACCTTATGATTGA
- a CDS encoding transcription activator snf2l1: MNPLLAASSAANPNNISADDDKLSDYVPNSRDLSVSRAPSVIASEDAGHLNTAPQTPEPEEDEVDELPEDEVNEEELMDGKKITPSAAKRAAQASAKKAQTAERKAQHAEIGKKRSAIEQARFADSMKRFNYLLGQTELFQHFIDLKRQREPEFAQMLDEQIAKQASKGKKKANDNRHRKSEKEEDEELLKDEEEDEPFVFEESPPYVKGGKMRDYQVQGLNWMVSLHHNGINGILADEMGLGKTLQTVSFIGYLKFHQGIPGPHLIIVPKSTLDNWAREVAKWVPGFNVVVLQGTKEERGELISRRILTQDFDVLITSYEMCLREKSTLKRFSWEYIIIDEAHRIKNVDSLLSQIIRTFVSRGRLLITGTPLQNNLQELWALLNFILPDVFSSSEDFDAWFKTKDEADPDAVVKQLHKVLRPFLLRRVKADVEHSLLPKKEINLYVGMTEMQRKWYKSLLEKDIDAVNGMTGKKEGKTRLLNIVMQLRKCCNHPYLFDGAEPGPPFTTDQHLVDNAGKMVILDKLLKSMKAKGSRVLIFSQMSRMLDILEDYCQFRGHQYCRIDGGTAHEDRIAAIDEYNAPGSEKFVFLLTTRAGGLGINLVTADIVVLFDSDWNPQADLQAMDRAHRIGQTKQVYVFRFITQDAVEERILERATQKLKLDQLVIQEGRAQQTAKVAQNKDDLLDMIQHGAEKIINNKESMLIDDDIDEIIRRGEERTKEINSKYAGLDLDALNNFKSESLVNTWEGEDYGNRQQKRPLLWIEPTKRERKTNYSVDQYYRDSLKTGGPKADKPKVARAPKQVVVNDFQFYPPRLAELQNKETDWHRKSINYQVPVREPEEGETQEQVEAEQKEEQERIDNAVPLSEEEVAEKETLVGEGFHDWQRRHFQSFIRALEKYGRDDLEKVVTDVADRTEDEVREYAAVFFERYKELKDWERIMDRIRAGEEKIKEQQDRIDALHRKIKATRFPLQELKIVYGQNKGKAYSDEEDRFLLVRMHHHGIDRDDCYELIKRDIGEWPLFRFDWFFKSRTPDELRRRAQTLLLCIMKEDDKVEEEKKPIKGKKRPIDELKSGPGSRDTTPSAAGSKGTKRKKV, translated from the exons ATG AACCCTCTTTTAGCAGCTTCCAGCGCTGCAAACCCCAACAACATTTCCGCGGACGACGACAAGCTCTCAGACTATGTTCCCAACTCGCGCGATCTTAGTGTTTCTCGCGCT CCTTCTGTAATAGCTTCCGAAGATGCAGGTCATCTCAACACCGCACCACAAACGCCCGAAcccgaggaagatgaggtgGATGAGCTTCCAGAAGACGAAgtgaatgaggaagaattaatggatggaaag AAAATCACACCTTCTGCCGCCAAGCGTGCTGCCCAGGCCAGTGCGAAAAAGGCGCAAACggcagaaagaaaagcTCAGCATGCGGAAATCGGTAAGAAGCGAAGTGCCATTGAGCAAGCAAGG TTTGCGGACTCCATGAAGAGATTCAACTATTTACTTGGACAGACCGAGCTTTTCCAGCACTTTATCGATCTCAAG CGTCAACGAGAGCCCGAATTTGCACAAATGCTGGATGAGCAGATTGCCAAGCAAGCGAGTAAGggtaagaagaaggcaaa CGATAACCGACATCGCAAAtctgaaaaggaagaagacgaagagcttttgaaggatgaagaagaggatgaaccATTCGTGTTCGAGGAGAGTCCGCCGT ATGTCAAGGGCGGCAAAATGCGAGATTACCAAGTTCAGGGTCTAAACTGGATGGTCTCTCTGCACCATAACGGTATCAATGGTATTCTTGCTGATGAAATG GGTCTCGGCAAAACTTTGCAAACTGTCTCTTTCATCGGATATCTCAAATTTCACCAAGGTATCCCCGGACCTCACCTTATCATTGTTCCTAAATCTACACTCGACAACTGGGCCAGAGAAGTTGCCAAGTGGGTCCCAGGATTCAACGTTGTTGTGCTCCAAGGCaccaaagaagaacgagGCGAACTCATCTCGAGACGTATCCTCACGCAAGACTTTGACGTTCTCATCACGTCATACGAAATGTGTCTTCGAGAAAAGTCTACTCTCAAGCGATTTAGCTGGGAATATATTATCATTGATGAAGCTCATCGTATCAAAAATGTCGactcccttctttcgcaGATTATTAGGACATTCGTCAGTCGCGGAAGGTTACTGATTACCGGCACACCACTGCAAAACAACTTGCAAGAGCTGTGGGCCTTGTTGAACTTTATCTTGCCCGACGTCTTTTCTTCCAG TGAGGACTTTGATGCCTGGTTTAAGACCAAGGACGAAGCCGATCCCGATGCCGTTGTCAAGCAACTCCACAAAGTCCTCCGACCCTTCCTGCTACGACGTGTCAAAGCCGATGTCGAGCACTCTCTCTtgccaaagaaggagattaACCTTTACGTCGGTATGACTGAGATGCAGAGGAAGTGGTACAAGAGCcttttggagaaggatatCGATGCCGTCAACGGTATGACTGGTAAGAAGGAGGGCAAAACTAGGTTGCTGAACATTGTTATGCAACTCCGAAAATGTTGTAACCACCCATACC TCTTTGATGGCGCCGAGCCGGGACCGCCATTCACCACTGATCAGCATCTTGTTGACAATGCTGGTAAAATGGTCATTCTTGACAAGCTCCTCAAATCCatgaaggcgaagggtTCTCGAGTTCTCATCTTTTCTCAAATGAGTAGAATGTTGGACATCTTGGAGGATTACTGTCAATTTCGTGGGCACC AGTACTGCCGTATTGATGGTGGTACCGCTCATGAAGACCGAATCGCTGCGATTGACGAATACAACGCCCCGGGGAGTGAGAAATTCGTATTTCTTCTTACTACCCGAGCTGGTGGTTTAGGTATCAACCTTGTTACTGCCGACATTGTCGTTCTCTTTGATTCAGACTG GAACCCTCAAGCCGATTTACAAGCCATGGACCGAGCTCACCGTATTGGTCAGACTAAGCAAGTCTACGTCTTTAGGTTCATCACACAAGATGCTGTGGAGGAACGTATCCTTGAACGAGCCACGCAAAAGCTCAAGCTGGATCAGCTTGTTATTCAGGAGGGCAGGGCACAGCAAACTGCTAAAG TGGCCCAGAACAAGGATGACTTGCTTGACATGATTCAGCATGGCGCGGAAAAGATTATCAACAATAAGGAGAG CATGCTGATTGATGACGACATCGATGAAATTATTCgacgaggagaggaaaggacCAAGGAGATTAACAGCAAATATGCCGGTCTTGATCTTGACGCTTTGAATAACTTCAAGTCTGAAAGTCTGGTAAACACCTGGGAAGGTGAGGACTATGGCAACAGG CAACAAAaacgtcctcttctttggatTGAGCCTACCAAACGAGAGCGAAAAACCAACTACTCTGTGGACCAGTATTACCGAGACTCACTCAAGACTGGAGGGCCCAAGGCGGACAAACCCAAGGTCGCGCGTGCTCCCAAGCAGGTTGTCGTCAACGACTTCCAATTCTACCCCCCTCGTCTTGCGGAGCTACAGAACAAGGAGACCGACTGGCACAGGAAGAGTATCAACTACCAAGTACCTGTGAGGGAAcctgaagaaggagagacgCAAGAACAGGTGGAGGCTGAGCAAAAAGAGGAACAAGAAAGGATCGACAATGCCGTCCCCCTctcggaagaggaagttgCAGAAAAGGAAACTCTTGTTGGTGAAGGATTCCACGACTGGCAGCGAAGGCATTTCCAGTCTTTCATCAGAGCATTGGAGAAGTACGGGCGAGATGATCTGGAAAAGGTCGTGACCGATGTTGCGGACCGaacagaggatgaggtcAGGGAGTATGCCGCTGTCTTTTTTGAAAGATATAAGGAGCTTAAGG ATTGGGAGAGGATCATGGACCGTATCCGAGCaggtgaagaaaagatcaaggagCAGCAAGACCGTATCGATGCCCTCCATCGCAAGATCAAAGCTACCCGCTTCCCTCTCCAGGAACTCAAGATAGTCTATGGTCAAAATAAGGGCAAGGCGTATagcgacgaagaagaccgATTCTTGCTTGTGAGGATGCACCACCACGGTATCGATAGGGACGACTGTTACGAATTGATCAAGCGAGATATTGGGGAGTGGCCCCTTTTCAG ATTTGACTGGTTCTTCAAGAGTCGGACTCCTGATGAGCTCAGGCGAAGGGCTCAAACTTTATTGCTATGTATCatgaaggaagatgataaggttgaggaagaaaagaagcctATCAAGGGCAAG AAACGTCCGATTGACGAGCTCAAATCTGGTCCGGGATCAAGAGACACCACACCAAGTGCAGCGGGGTCAAAAGGTaccaagaggaagaaggtgtaG
- a CDS encoding large subunit ribosomal protein L7Ae: MAPKGKKPAPAPFGTKKAGKKVQNPLFEKRSKTFGIGGDLPPKRDLTRFVKWPEYVRLQRQKVILNQRLKVPPAIAQFSNTLDKNTATQLFQLLNKYKPESTQEKKARLLAEAEKREKEGDKATTADTKKPIFAKYGLNHVVALVEAKKAQLVVIADDVDPIELVVFLPALCRKMGVPYVIVKGKARLGLVTGKKTAATVAITEVRSEDQQALATLVSAAKANFLEKYEDHRRHWGGGVRGNKSINKLKKRAKAAGQDAKKIDLSL; this comes from the exons ATG GCCCccaaaggaaagaagccCGCTCCCGCTCCCT TCGGCACCAAGAAGGCTGGTAAGAAGGTCCAGAACCCTCTCTTCGAAAAGAGGTCCAAGACCTTCGGTATCG GTGGCGACCTTCCTCCCAAGAGGGACCTCACTCGATTCGTCAAGTGGCCCGAGTACGTTCGTCTCCAGAGGCAGAAGGTCATCCTCAACCAGCGATTGAAG GTCCCTCCTGCTATCGCCCAATTCTCCAACACCCTCGACAAGAACACCGCCACTcagctcttccagctcctcaACAAGTACAAGCCTGAATCCAcccaggagaagaaggctcgTCTCCTTGCTGAGGCCGagaagcgagagaaggagggtgacAAGGCCACCACTGCCGACACCAAGAAGCCCATCTTCGCCAAGTACGGTCTCAACCACGTTGTTGCCCTCGTCgaggccaagaaggctCAGCTCGTTGTCATTGCCGACGACGTTGACCCCATTGAGCTCGTTGTCTTCCTCCCCGCTCTCTGCAGGAAGATGGGTGTCCCTTACGTTATcgtcaagggcaaggcCAGGCTCGGGTTGGTGACCGGCAAGAAGACTGCCGCCACCGTTGCTATCACCGAAGTCAGGTCTGAGGACCAGCAGGCTCTTGCTACCCTCGTCTCTGCCGCCAAGGCCAACTTCCTCGAGAAGTACGAGGACCACAGGCGACACTGGGGCGGTGGTGTCCGAGGCAACAAGTC TatcaacaagctcaagaagagGGCTAAGGCTGCCGGTCAGGATGCCAAGAAGATCGACCTTTCTCTTTAA
- a CDS encoding cytochrome b5: MAAPAPPVAADPARTADPSAYSGPDVGAESGSKQEEKLLYTFETLAQHNTREDLWMLLHDKVYNVTAFMDEHPGGDEVLLEEAGRDATEAFEDVGHSDEARDMLTKMYLGEFQGEKKGKGKKGSSSTGTSSSSSSGFPTWTIPLALFIAFLAWRLLLA; this comes from the exons ATGGCCGCCCCCGCTCCCCCCGTCGCCGCCGATCCCGCCAGGACCGCTGACCCCTCCGCCTACTCTGGTCCTGACGTCGGCGCAGAGTCTGGATCCAAGCAGGAGGAAAAGCTGCTCTACACTTTCGAGACCCTTGCGCAGCACAACACAAGGGAAGACCTCTGGATGCTCTTGCACGACAAGGTCTATAATGTTACTGCGTTCATGGACGAG CACCCCGGCGGAGACGAAGTTTTGCTCGAAGAAGCTG GTCGGGACGCAACAGAGGCCTTTGAGGATGTCGGACACTCTGATGAGGCGAGGGACATGCTGACAAAGATGTATTTGGGAGAGTTCCAGGGAGAG aaaaagggcaaggggaagaagggttcAAGCAGTACCGGTACTTCTAGCTCATCGTCTTCTGG TTTCCCCACTTGGACAATCCCTCTCGCCTTGTTCATCGCTTTCCTTGCTTGGCGTCTCCTTCTCGCCTGA
- a CDS encoding bis(5'-adenosyl)-triphosphatase: protein MSQKQLFAAFDVSRQVFYRSALSIGIVNLKPLLPGHVLIVPKRVVPRLADLEANEVSDLFLSVQHVGKVLEDVYKARAMTVSLQDGVAAGQSVPHVHIHLIPRNPTDYDGKNDRIYPLLEQSEKQLHGDLKNSDVPAANGKAEHDGQTKAQLGRWEVPKDEDRKPRSMEEMESEANWLASYFKQHQ from the exons ATGTCCCAAAAGCAACTGTTCGCTGCTTTTGACGTGTCCCGCCAAG TCTTTTACCGCTCTGCCCTTTCCATTGGGATTGTCAACCTCAAACCTCTTTTACCAGGCC ATGTACTAATCGTGCCCAAACGTGTTGTCCCAAGGCTCGCTGATCTGGAAGCCAATGAAGTATCAgatctctttctttccgtCCAGCATGTTGGCAAGGTCCTTGAAGATGTCTACAAAGCACGGGCCATGACAGTTTCTTTGCAG GACGGCGTCGCTGCTGGACAGTCGGTGCCACACGTGCACATTCACTTAATCCCCCGTAATCCGACAGATTATGACGGAAAGAATGATCGAATATACCCACTTCTAGAGCAGTCTGAGAAACAGCTCCATGGTGATTTGAAAAATTCCGATGTACCAGCTGCGAATGGCAAGGCTGAGCACGATGGTCAAACCAAGGCTCAACtggggagatgggaagtcccaaaggatgaagatagaAAGCCTAGGAgtatggaggagatggagtcAGAAGCCAACTGGTTGGCTAGTTACTTTAAGCAGCACCAATAG